Proteins co-encoded in one Halorussus lipolyticus genomic window:
- a CDS encoding SAM hydrolase/SAM-dependent halogenase family protein, with protein MITLASDFGTPYPAAMKGVMLQRTDARLVDVAHDFPRQDVRSAGFWLREVLPYFPPAVHLVVVDPGVGTDRSALAIRAGDHALVGPDNGVLLPTARALAGDDIEVFEVEYLDPESSTFHGRDVFAPFAAEIHEEGVESFHERDDVTPVEDYQDLRFPEPAIEDGTAVGEVLVVDGFGNVVTNLPSDLLADREEVTVNGESAPVVRAYAEVGPNRRLVTVGSHGNVELAVNRGRGDDAFGVSVGDEIRIE; from the coding sequence ATGATAACGCTCGCTTCAGACTTCGGCACGCCCTACCCCGCCGCGATGAAGGGCGTGATGCTCCAGCGGACCGACGCGCGACTGGTGGACGTAGCCCACGATTTCCCCCGGCAGGACGTGCGGTCCGCCGGGTTCTGGCTCCGGGAGGTCCTGCCGTACTTCCCGCCCGCGGTCCACCTCGTCGTCGTGGACCCCGGCGTCGGCACCGACCGGTCTGCGCTGGCGATTCGGGCGGGCGACCACGCGCTCGTCGGCCCGGACAACGGGGTCCTCCTCCCGACAGCGAGAGCACTCGCTGGCGACGACATTGAGGTCTTCGAAGTCGAGTATCTGGACCCCGAAAGCTCGACTTTCCACGGGCGAGACGTGTTCGCGCCTTTTGCGGCCGAAATCCACGAGGAGGGCGTCGAGTCCTTCCACGAACGCGACGACGTGACGCCAGTCGAGGACTACCAAGACCTCCGGTTCCCCGAGCCAGCAATCGAGGACGGCACGGCGGTCGGCGAGGTCCTCGTCGTGGACGGGTTCGGCAACGTCGTCACCAACTTGCCCAGCGACCTGCTGGCCGACCGCGAGGAAGTGACCGTCAATGGCGAGTCAGCGCCGGTCGTGCGGGCCTACGCCGAGGTCGGCCCGAACCGACGCCTCGTCACGGTCGGAAGCCACGGCAACGTCGAACTCGCGGTGAACCGCGGCCGAGGAGACGACGCCTTCGGCGTCTCGGTCGGTGACGAAATCAGAATCGAGTGA
- a CDS encoding nicotinamide-nucleotide adenylyltransferase, with translation MTRGFYIGRFQPYHNGHHNVVQSIAEEVDELVLGIGSAGDSHSQHDPFTAGERIMMITKSLVDSDLVTYAVPIEDLDRNSVWVSHVQSMSPDFDVAYSNNPLVIQLFEEAGVEVRQSPMYNRDVLEGTEVRDRMIEGDDWERLVPDAVVEVVEETGGLERIQRVSDSDSNGE, from the coding sequence ATGACTCGCGGATTTTACATCGGGCGGTTTCAGCCCTACCACAACGGCCACCACAACGTGGTCCAGAGCATCGCCGAGGAGGTAGACGAGTTGGTCCTCGGCATCGGAAGTGCGGGCGACTCTCACAGCCAGCACGACCCCTTCACCGCCGGCGAGCGAATCATGATGATAACCAAGTCGCTGGTCGATTCGGACCTCGTGACCTACGCGGTCCCAATCGAGGACTTGGACCGAAATTCCGTCTGGGTCAGCCACGTCCAGAGCATGAGTCCGGACTTCGACGTGGCCTACTCGAACAATCCGCTGGTCATCCAACTGTTCGAGGAGGCCGGCGTCGAGGTGCGCCAGTCGCCGATGTACAACCGCGACGTGCTGGAGGGCACCGAGGTCCGCGACCGGATGATAGAGGGCGACGACTGGGAGAGGTTGGTGCCGGACGCGGTGGTCGAGGTTGTCGAGGAGACCGGCGGTCTGGAGCGGATTCAGCGCGTGAGCGATTCGGACTCGAACGGCGAATAG
- the lonB gene encoding ATP-dependent protease LonB, translating to MSKDTDNEAPPPEQTTEQGGSEFEDLGSDVEPDIADDEAVEEDLLGGLEIETTDEIEIPDRLVDQVIGQDHARDVVQKAAKQRRHVMMIGTPGTGKSMLAKAMSELLPKEDLQDVLVYHNPDDGNEPKVRTVPAGKGDQIIEAHKEEARKRNQMRSFLMWVIIAIVVGYSLLIATRPLLGILAAGVIYLAFRYGSRGNDAMIPNLLVNHADQTTAPFEDATGAHAGALLGDVRHDPFQSGGMETPSHDRVEPGAIHKANKGVLFVDEINTLDIRSQQKLMTAIQEGEFSITGQSERSSGAMVQTEPVPCDFIMIAAGNMDAMENMHPALRSRIKGYGYEVYMDDTIDDTPEMRRKYTRFIAQEVEKDGRLPHFNEEAVEEIILEAQRRSGRKDHLTLKLRDLGGLVRVAGDIARAENKDQTEREDVLQAKRRSRSIEQQVADDYIERRKDYELTVNQGEVVGRVNGLAVMGEDSGIVLPVMAEVTPSQGPGEVIATGQLKEMAQEAVQNVSAIIKKFSDEDITEKDVHIQFVQAGQQGVDGDSASITVATAVISALEDIPVGQDLAMTGSLSVRGDVLPVGGVTHKIEAAAKAGLDRVIIPAANEDDVMIEEEYEDQIEIIPVSHISEVLEVALEGEAEKDSLVDRLKNITGSALERQVGRQGTGSPSPQ from the coding sequence ATGAGTAAGGACACCGATAACGAGGCTCCGCCGCCGGAGCAGACGACCGAGCAGGGGGGCTCGGAGTTCGAAGACCTCGGCAGTGATGTCGAACCCGACATCGCGGACGACGAAGCAGTCGAGGAGGACCTGCTTGGCGGATTGGAGATCGAGACCACCGACGAGATAGAAATTCCCGATAGACTGGTGGATCAGGTCATCGGGCAGGACCACGCCCGCGACGTGGTGCAGAAGGCGGCCAAACAGCGCCGCCACGTGATGATGATCGGCACGCCCGGTACCGGGAAGTCGATGCTGGCGAAGGCGATGAGCGAACTCCTGCCGAAGGAGGACCTACAGGACGTCCTCGTCTACCACAACCCCGACGACGGCAACGAACCGAAGGTTCGGACCGTCCCCGCGGGGAAGGGCGACCAGATTATCGAGGCCCACAAAGAGGAGGCCCGCAAGCGCAACCAGATGCGCTCCTTTTTGATGTGGGTCATCATCGCCATCGTGGTCGGCTACTCGCTCCTCATCGCAACCCGGCCCCTGCTGGGCATCCTCGCGGCCGGCGTCATCTACCTCGCGTTCCGCTACGGGTCGCGGGGCAACGACGCGATGATTCCGAACCTGCTGGTCAACCACGCCGACCAGACCACCGCGCCCTTCGAGGACGCCACCGGTGCCCACGCCGGTGCCCTGCTGGGCGACGTTCGCCACGACCCCTTCCAGTCCGGCGGGATGGAGACCCCGAGCCACGACCGCGTGGAACCGGGAGCCATCCACAAGGCCAACAAGGGCGTGCTGTTCGTGGACGAAATCAACACCCTCGACATCCGGTCCCAGCAGAAGCTGATGACCGCGATTCAGGAGGGCGAGTTCTCCATCACGGGCCAGTCCGAGCGCTCCTCGGGCGCGATGGTCCAGACCGAACCCGTCCCCTGTGACTTCATCATGATTGCCGCGGGGAACATGGACGCGATGGAGAACATGCATCCGGCGCTCCGCTCCCGCATCAAGGGGTACGGATACGAGGTCTACATGGACGACACCATCGACGACACCCCGGAGATGCGCCGGAAGTACACCCGGTTCATCGCCCAAGAGGTCGAAAAAGACGGCCGCCTGCCGCACTTCAACGAGGAGGCCGTCGAGGAAATCATCCTCGAAGCACAGCGTCGGTCGGGTCGCAAGGACCACCTCACGCTCAAACTGCGTGACCTCGGCGGACTGGTTCGGGTCGCGGGCGACATCGCTCGCGCCGAGAACAAAGACCAGACCGAGCGCGAGGACGTGCTACAGGCCAAGCGCCGCAGTCGCTCCATCGAGCAACAGGTCGCCGACGACTACATCGAGCGCAGAAAGGACTACGAACTCACCGTCAATCAGGGCGAGGTCGTCGGCAGGGTCAACGGACTGGCAGTCATGGGCGAGGACTCCGGTATCGTCCTGCCCGTGATGGCCGAGGTGACGCCCTCGCAGGGTCCCGGCGAGGTCATCGCCACGGGACAACTCAAGGAGATGGCGCAAGAGGCGGTCCAGAACGTCTCGGCCATCATCAAGAAGTTCAGCGACGAGGACATCACCGAGAAGGACGTTCACATCCAGTTCGTGCAGGCCGGCCAGCAGGGCGTCGACGGTGACTCGGCGTCCATCACGGTCGCCACGGCCGTCATCAGCGCGCTGGAGGACATTCCGGTCGGGCAGGACCTCGCCATGACCGGTTCGCTGTCGGTCCGGGGCGACGTGCTTCCGGTCGGCGGCGTCACCCACAAAATCGAGGCCGCCGCGAAGGCGGGTCTCGACCGGGTTATCATCCCCGCGGCGAACGAGGACGACGTGATGATAGAAGAGGAGTACGAGGACCAAATCGAAATCATCCCCGTCTCCCACATCAGCGAAGTGCTGGAGGTCGCCCTCGAAGGCGAGGCCGAGAAGGACAGTCTCGTGGACCGCCTGAAGAACATCACCGGGTCGGCCCTCGAACGGCAGGTTGGCCGTCAGGGCACCGGTAGTCCGAGTCCCCAGTAA